A genome region from Armatimonadota bacterium includes the following:
- the rsmD gene encoding 16S rRNA (guanine(966)-N(2))-methyltransferase RsmD: protein MGGPGGRSRRGAARSAVRPTLARVRDALFNALAPLLPGARVLDLYAGSGALGLGALSRGASRAVLVERDRRLAARLRRRIRQEGWQSRAEVWQADAVAAVRRLGDRGERFEVVVMDPPYGRGLLQPTLQAVAEAGILAPGGVVVAEGHWRDRPAEVRGLRCTREARYGETRVWYFRQAEGGGDDGGGVSGKL from the coding sequence GTGGGTGGCCCGGGCGGCCGCTCCCGCCGGGGTGCCGCGCGCTCTGCCGTGCGCCCGACCCTGGCCCGGGTGCGGGACGCGCTGTTCAACGCCCTGGCCCCGCTCCTGCCCGGCGCCCGGGTGCTGGACCTGTATGCCGGCAGCGGTGCGCTGGGCCTGGGGGCGTTGAGCCGCGGGGCGTCCCGGGCGGTCCTGGTGGAGCGTGACCGCCGCCTGGCGGCCCGGCTGCGGCGGCGGATCCGCCAGGAAGGGTGGCAGTCGCGGGCGGAGGTGTGGCAGGCCGACGCGGTGGCGGCCGTCCGCCGTCTGGGCGACCGCGGCGAACGGTTCGAGGTGGTGGTGATGGACCCGCCCTACGGCCGCGGCCTGCTGCAGCCGACGCTCCAGGCGGTGGCGGAGGCGGGGATCCTGGCGCCGGGCGGCGTGGTGGTGGCCGAAGGCCACTGGCGGGACCGGCCGGCCGAGGTGCGCGGCCTGCGGTGCACCCGGGAGGCCCGGTACGGGGAGACCCGGGTCTGGTACTTCCGGCAGGCGGAGGGTGGCGGCGATGACGGTGGCGGTGTATCCGGGAAGCTTTGA
- the coaD gene encoding pantetheine-phosphate adenylyltransferase translates to MTVAVYPGSFDPVHNGHLDVIARAARVFDQVVVAVAHSADKAPLFPVAERVEMLRAATAHLPNVRVDSFEGLTVAFARTVGAHVLVKGLRAVVDFEYELKQAAMNQRLAPELDTVFFMTAPPYYFLSSTLIREVARLGGAVSGLVPPAVEDRLRARFGRRGAGEGLLKEPGG, encoded by the coding sequence ATGACGGTGGCGGTGTATCCGGGAAGCTTTGATCCCGTCCACAACGGTCACCTGGACGTGATTGCCCGCGCGGCACGGGTGTTCGACCAGGTGGTGGTGGCGGTGGCCCACAGTGCCGACAAGGCTCCGCTGTTCCCGGTGGCCGAGCGGGTGGAGATGCTGCGGGCGGCCACCGCCCACCTTCCCAACGTGCGGGTGGACAGCTTCGAGGGGCTGACGGTGGCCTTCGCCCGCACCGTGGGCGCCCACGTGCTGGTGAAGGGTCTGCGGGCGGTGGTGGACTTCGAGTACGAACTCAAGCAGGCGGCGATGAATCAGCGCCTGGCGCCGGAGCTGGACACCGTGTTCTTCATGACGGCGCCACCCTATTACTTTCTCAGCTCCACCCTCATCCGGGAGGTGGCGCGGCTGGGCGGCGCCGTGAGCGGGCTCGTGCCCCCCGCTGTGGAGGACCGCCTGCGGGCCCGATTCGGCCGCCGCGGAGCCGGCGAGGGCTTATTGAAAGAGCCGGGCGGGTAG
- a CDS encoding DUF177 domain-containing protein: MRVNVAELERGQVLRAAFHERVDSRADDVVFDEPVVGEVEVERTSRTVHLRGEVRTTAPMVCGRCLTTFRSELRATVDEEFLIGGTVRTGGELGPEDFQFPLGPDMILDVTDVVRQYLLLALPMVPLCRPDCRGLCPRCGANRNEGTCGCAPEADDVVLPP, translated from the coding sequence ATGCGCGTCAACGTCGCAGAGCTGGAGCGGGGGCAGGTCCTGCGGGCGGCGTTCCACGAACGGGTGGACAGCCGCGCCGACGACGTGGTGTTCGACGAGCCCGTGGTGGGCGAGGTGGAGGTGGAGCGCACCTCGCGCACGGTGCACTTGCGCGGAGAGGTGCGCACCACCGCCCCGATGGTGTGCGGCCGGTGCCTGACGACCTTCCGGTCCGAGCTGCGGGCGACGGTGGACGAGGAGTTCCTGATCGGAGGCACCGTGCGCACCGGCGGGGAGCTGGGGCCGGAGGACTTCCAGTTCCCCCTGGGTCCGGACATGATCCTGGACGTGACCGATGTGGTGCGCCAGTACCTGCTGCTGGCGTTGCCCATGGTGCCGCTGTGCCGCCCCGACTGTCGCGGGCTGTGCCCGCGCTGCGGGGCCAATCGGAATGAGGGGACCTGCGGGTGCGCGCCGGAGGCGGATGACGTGGTCCTGCCGCCCTGA